Part of the Zea mays cultivar B73 chromosome 4, Zm-B73-REFERENCE-NAM-5.0, whole genome shotgun sequence genome is shown below.
TCAAaatttgttggattatataatctaggtagATTATAATCCAAAACAAACACCTCCTTAGTAAAAATGTTTTAGCATCCTTTTGGAGTTACTCTTGTCCGGCGGCTAGCCGCCCTTAACCTTGGTTAACACGGGAGCTCTCTTGGACGCGTCAACGAAGGAAGGGGAGATAGGAAGAGTAGATCGATAAATGGCGACGTATTTCTTTCCTCACCAAAAGTTGAGTGGAGCGAGACGTGGGTTAGGGTGGCGGGGGACGGGTTCACGCAATGCTTGCGCTACACAATAACGTTCGTTCGGGCTAAGGATGGCAACGGGCACATTTTACCCGCGTGCCCGCGGGTAAAAACCCTAGAGGGTGTGGGTTTGGGTGTGAGTTTGTACCCACGTGTACGGGGTGCGAGTTTAATTCTCAACCCGATGGGTTTTTCTCTCACGGGTATGAAAATGTTACAGTCGTGCTCGTAAACCCGCGTACCCGCAATGAATATATGTGTGTAATtatatgtgtgtatatatattatatacacatatatgtatatgtatattTATACGTgtgtataaatataaatatatatatatatagatgatATACGTATAAATATTAAGCCCGCGGATGCGGGTTTGAAAACCCTCTACCCATGGTTTCAAAAAGGATGGCAATTTGAACCCGCAAACCTGAAACCCGACGGATACTAGATCCGACGGGTACGAGTGAAGATTTTGACCTACGGGTGCAACCCGCACGCGGCCCAAAGTTTCACGGGCGTGGGCGCGGGTTTCCATTTTAACTCGTGGATGACCCGTACTCGATCCAAAATTTTGTTCATTCTTTATTTTGCACAAAGATAATTAAGATATAATATTAATTATTTTGAATACATAACTTGGATAATGATTCATGATATGATTTGTTACTGCTCAATGTGAAAATGCTTAAAATTCAGACATATAACTTAACTATTGCTGCTACTTAATTGCTAAGTAAAACTCACGGGTGACTCATAAGCCCAACAAGTTTAGGTGCAGGTTTTAAATTACACCTATGAATACGATCATGGCGGTTTTAACATTCTTCATGGATAGAGTGAGTTTTTGCTCCACTCAACCTAAACCCCATCCATTGCCATCCCCTGTTTCAAACCCATTGCCATCCATAGACTGGGCTTTGGATTCCTAGCAATTCCGTTCCCCCCTGCATCCGCGCCCGCCTGCTCCTCGTCCTCCCTCCACCCGTCTCCTATTCCCTTCCTCCCGCCGCAGCAGCGAGAGCAGAGAGCAGAGCGGAACGAGCAAatcttggggggggggggggggtgtcgcACCCGCTCTCCCCGTGCTGCTGGTGGATTCGTTCAAGGCGGGGGCCGCCTGCCTGCCCGCCCGCTTTTCCGTACCCTGGTCCCCGGTTGGGTTGGGTTGGATTTGGTTGCGAGGTGTTGTTGGGGGTGGGCGCTCGGGTGGCGGAGTGGTTACTTCCCCGCTTGGCCTCTTGCTGCGCCCCGCTGGGCCGTGTCGTGCCATTAAAGCCGGCGCCTTTGGTTTCTCTCTCCACCTCTCTCTATCCGCCCCCGCCCCGGCTCTCTCTCTAGCTGCAGATTGGTGCCTCACCCCTAGCGGTCGGTGGTTGGGGCCGGGTTCCGACGGCTGCTCGGGAGCTCGACTGGGGCTTGGAAGTCCAAAGCCGCCGCCTCCTCGTGGCGCGCCGCTCCGGAATTCTTGCCTTCTTGGGCTCCGAATCTCGCCGCCCGGTGTTTGATTTGCGGCGTTCCTAGCGAATTCGGGGCTGATTTGCCCCCCTATGGCGAGGATTTGAGTGGACTCGAGAGGAACAAGTAGAGGGGAGTCCTGATTTGGGCCCCTGCCGTGGTATGTGCCATGAGGAAGCTCTTCTTCTCCGAGTCGGCCTGCAAGGAGACCAAGCTCCACTGCGCGCCCCACTCATGGCTGCCCCTCGAGAGGGGGAAGCTCTCCAAGTTCTCCGGCCATGCCGCCGCCGGCTCCTCCATGTAAGCTCCCGTCCGTCGCTTGTTCCCAGCCTGTTATCTCAAGATGTGCTCGTTTATGCCTCAATTGTGTTGCGCAAAACTCGGTTTTTTAGGTACCAATATTGATTTGGCTATGCAAAATTGGCGGATTGAGATGTTCATCCTCTTTTGTCTGTGTCGCAGAGAGGCATTGATGAAGATGCCGGAGCCGGCAGTGCTTCCGTACTTCAAGCCCGCGAACTATGTCGACATACTGGCTCAGATACACGAGGAGCTGGAGTCCTGCCCTCCTGACGAGAAGTCCTGCCTGTACCTGCTCCAGTTCCAGGTCTTCCGCGGCCTTGGGGAGGCCAAGCTGTCACGGAGGAGCCTCCAGTCTGCGTGGGAGAAGGCGAGCACCATACACGAGAAGCTCATCTTTGGGGCGTGGCTCAAGTACGAGAAGAAAGGGGAGGAGGCAATCTCCGACCTGCTCAGCTCGTGCTGCAAGTGCTCACAGGAGTTCAGGCTGCTGGATTTTGTGTCGCAAGTCTCCACTGGGTCAcacatgatgaactatgatgatgatgatgatgagtcTGATGAGTTTCGGGGTTCTGCGGTGGTTCATTTCCGGATAAGAGATGATATGATTGCATGCGATCGACGGAAACTTGCAGCTCTGTCAACTCCACTGTATGCAATGCTTAACGGTGGATTTAGGGAATCCTATCTGGAGGTCATTGACATGTCTAGAAATGGTATCTCCCCTATTGGCATGAGGGCAATCAGTAAATTCAGCCTATCAGGAAGACTACCTTATTTGTCAGCAGATGCTAtcttggagatgcttgattttgcCAATAAGTTTTGCTGCAAGGGCCTCAAGGATGCCTGTGAGCGAAAGCTTGCTTCTTTCATCTCTTCAAGGCAAGATGCTATAGATTTCATGGAGTGTGCTCTTGAGCTGGGCTGTTCCATTCTTGCTGCTTCATGCTTACAAGTGCTCTTGAATGAGCTTCCAGAGTGCTTGAATGATGAACAAGTGGTTAGGATATTCTCCTCTGCAAATAAGGCACAGAGATTGACAATGGTTGGCAATGCATCTTTCTCCCTATATTGCCTTCTCAGTGAAGTCTCCGTGAGTACCAACCCAACATCGGATGTCACTGTGAGTTTCTTGGAAAAACTGGTAGAGTCGGCATCAGATTCTAGGCAGAAGCAGCTGGCCTTACATCAGCTGGCATGCACCAGATTTTTAAGGAAAGATTACCCTGAATCTGAGTGCTTGTTCAATGCTGCCTTTTCTGCTGGCCATCTTTATTCGTTAGTGGGTTTGGCTAGATTGGCCTCTCTGAGGGGTAATAAGCATTTTGCTCTCAAGTTGCTAGACTCTGTGATGTCATCTCGGTGGCCTCTTGGATGGATGTATCAAGAGAGAGCACTCTATTTGGATGGTGATAACAAGTTAGAAAATCTTAACAAGGCTACTGAGTTGGACCCTACCCTTACATATCCCTATATGTTTCGAGCTGCATCTTTGATGAAAAGGCAAAGTGTTGAAGCTGCATTGATGGAGATAAACCGGATCCTTGGATTTAAACTGGTGCTGGAGTGCTTAGAACTAAGGTTCTGTTGCTACCTTGCCCTTGAGGATTATAGGGCTGCCTTATGTGACGTGCAGGCAATCCTCACTCTTGCCCCAGATTATCGTATGATTGGTGGCCGGGTTGCTGCCAAGCAGCTGCGAATGCTAGTGCTAGAGAATGTAGAGCAGTGGACACCTGCTGACTGTTGGATGCAACTTTATGATCGCTGGTCGTCTGTGGATGATATAGGGTCCCTCTCTGTTATATATCAAATGCTGGAGTCAGAGACTGCCAAAGGAGTTTTGTACTTTAGACAATCTTTGCTTCTTCTCAGGTAAATAAATTGATTTACGTTATTGCTTAGAAGAATAGTTAGCCTAGTCCAGTATTATAGAGTAACACAATACTGGTCATAGTAGATGCTCATGCTGTTGCACATGGTTTGGCAACTTGGCGTCTTGGCATGTCTTCCACCTACTAGTATCATGTGTCTGAAAGCTGGAATGTTTTTACATGTTTGTCTTGTCAGCATGTTTGCACATGTCTTCTGTGCTAAGTGCTAACTTGCTGCATGTCATATGATATTGCTATTTGGGATGTTAGGATTGATATGATTTTATTTTGCCTTACCAGATTAAACTGTCCTGAGGCGGCAATGAGGAGTTTGCAGCTTGCTCGTGAGCATGCTGCAAGTGATCATGAAAGGCTTGTCTATGAAGGATGGATATTGTATGATACTGGCCACTGCGAGGAAGGACTGCAGAAAGCGGAAGCATCAATTGCAATACAACGGTCATTTGAGGCATTTTTTCTGAAAGCTTATGCTTTGGCTGATTCGAGTCTTGATCCTTCGACCACAGCAACAGTTGTATCACTTCTAGAAGATGCATTGCGGTGTCCCTCAGATAGACTTCGGAAGGGTCAAGTAAGAGTTCTTTTCCCCTCCACATCATTTCCTGAATTTCACTTAGCTAAATGGACCATGAGTGATCTGGAGCCGCTTGTCCTTTTTCTTCCTTGACATGCTGCATATGTTGGGATTTAAGACATCTTGTACGAAAGACAGGAATGTAGTTGCAACTATTAAATTTTCCCTAGACTTTCATCATTCTCCTTGGAAAATATGAAGTGGAAATTTATTGCTACATTTGTTGAGTAGTCACTTTTTTGGGGCAGTGAGGGGTCTTAGATTCTTCCTATTGCTTTCATTCTTCACCTATGCATTTGTTCCACTGCCAGGCGTCGCTAAATTTTGTTTGGAAGTTAAGATGTCCTATTAATTGATTGACCATTGTTGCATTAAGTTTGAGAATTGACACTCAGTCTTAAAAATGGTTGTCCTGTTCCTCATAACATGGCAACCGATCGGCTGGATTCTTGGGTACACTATGTTTAATTTTATTTACTACCAATTAGTTGGCCTGTTAACTAAGTTAGAACATCCGATACCATGACCATTTCTGCGAATTTTCACTTTAACCTTACAGATAAATGGACCACTCCTCTCAATGGCTAATCAAAAGAAAGTTTTtttatagaaaaaattacatgaacttgtgaaactgcgCTGTTTATGTCCCTTCATCAGTCTATTTTGAGATGTGCATAACTGCAACTTACTGATAATTATCTGACATCTTGCAGGCTCTAAACAACCTTGGAAGTGTTTATGTGGATTGTGGGAAGCTTGACCTGGCAGCTGAATGCTACATTAACGCCCTAAAGATCGGCCACACCAGAGCGCACCAAGGCCTTGCGAGGGTTCATTTCCTTCGGAACAACAGAGTCGGTGCGTATGATGAAATGACCAAGCTGATAGAGAAGGCCAGGAACAACGCGTCGGCATACGAGAAGAGATCTGAGTACTGCGAGCGGGAGCTGACGAAAACGGACTTGCAGATGGTCACCAAACTCGACCCTCTGCGAGTCTACCCCTACAGataccgtgctgctggtaagtgCCGTTTGCCCGCTTCCTGCTGCATGGCATATCTAGTTTCTTATACTTTTAATACGACAAAGCTAGGACGTGATGTGATCCTAGCCCCACCAGATTCAAAGCAGGTTGAAACTTAGAATATAAAAATTCTTGACACGGTAGTTTATTAATTGTTAATGGATGTAGCTCATGTGTGCTCAACTCCCAAGTGGTTGGTGCTACTTTAACGAACCAACTACCATGGTTCCTAAC
Proteins encoded:
- the LOC100279911 gene encoding ETO1-like protein 1-like isoform X1, which translates into the protein MRKLFFSESACKETKLHCAPHSWLPLERGKLSKFSGHAAAGSSIEALMKMPEPAVLPYFKPANYVDILAQIHEELESCPPDEKSCLYLLQFQVFRGLGEAKLSRRSLQSAWEKASTIHEKLIFGAWLKYEKKGEEAISDLLSSCCKCSQEFRLLDFVSQVSTGSHMMNYDDDDDESDEFRGSAVVHFRIRDDMIACDRRKLAALSTPLYAMLNGGFRESYLEVIDMSRNGISPIGMRAISKFSLSGRLPYLSADAILEMLDFANKFCCKGLKDACERKLASFISSRQDAIDFMECALELGCSILAASCLQVLLNELPECLNDEQVVRIFSSANKAQRLTMVGNASFSLYCLLSEVSVSTNPTSDVTVSFLEKLVESASDSRQKQLALHQLACTRFLRKDYPESECLFNAAFSAGHLYSLVGLARLASLRGNKHFALKLLDSVMSSRWPLGWMYQERALYLDGDNKLENLNKATELDPTLTYPYMFRAASLMKRQSVEAALMEINRILGFKLVLECLELRFCCYLALEDYRAALCDVQAILTLAPDYRMIGGRVAAKQLRMLVLENVEQWTPADCWMQLYDRWSSVDDIGSLSVIYQMLESETAKGVLYFRQSLLLLRLNCPEAAMRSLQLAREHAASDHERLVYEGWILYDTGHCEEGLQKAEASIAIQRSFEAFFLKAYALADSSLDPSTTATVVSLLEDALRCPSDRLRKGQALNNLGSVYVDCGKLDLAAECYINALKIGHTRAHQGLARVHFLRNNRVGAYDEMTKLIEKARNNASAYEKRSEYCERELTKTDLQMVTKLDPLRVYPYRYRAAVLMDNHKEKEAVAELTRAIAFKADLNLLHLRAAFHEHIGDISSALRDCRAALLVDPNHQEMLELHHRVNSQEP
- the LOC100279911 gene encoding ETO1-like protein 1-like isoform X2, whose translation is MPPPAPPCTNIDLAMQNWRIEMFILFCLCRREALMKMPEPAVLPYFKPANYVDILAQIHEELESCPPDEKSCLYLLQFQVFRGLGEAKLSRRSLQSAWEKASTIHEKLIFGAWLKYEKKGEEAISDLLSSCCKCSQEFRLLDFVSQVSTGSHMMNYDDDDDESDEFRGSAVVHFRIRDDMIACDRRKLAALSTPLYAMLNGGFRESYLEVIDMSRNGISPIGMRAISKFSLSGRLPYLSADAILEMLDFANKFCCKGLKDACERKLASFISSRQDAIDFMECALELGCSILAASCLQVLLNELPECLNDEQVVRIFSSANKAQRLTMVGNASFSLYCLLSEVSVSTNPTSDVTVSFLEKLVESASDSRQKQLALHQLACTRFLRKDYPESECLFNAAFSAGHLYSLVGLARLASLRGNKHFALKLLDSVMSSRWPLGWMYQERALYLDGDNKLENLNKATELDPTLTYPYMFRAASLMKRQSVEAALMEINRILGFKLVLECLELRFCCYLALEDYRAALCDVQAILTLAPDYRMIGGRVAAKQLRMLVLENVEQWTPADCWMQLYDRWSSVDDIGSLSVIYQMLESETAKGVLYFRQSLLLLRLNCPEAAMRSLQLAREHAASDHERLVYEGWILYDTGHCEEGLQKAEASIAIQRSFEAFFLKAYALADSSLDPSTTATVVSLLEDALRCPSDRLRKGQALNNLGSVYVDCGKLDLAAECYINALKIGHTRAHQGLARVHFLRNNRVGAYDEMTKLIEKARNNASAYEKRSEYCERELTKTDLQMVTKLDPLRVYPYRYRAAVLMDNHKEKEAVAELTRAIAFKADLNLLHLRAAFHEHIGDISSALRDCRAALLVDPNHQEMLELHHRVNSQEP
- the LOC100279911 gene encoding ETO1-like protein 1-like (The RefSeq protein has 2 substitutions compared to this genomic sequence), which gives rise to MKMPEPAVLPYFKPANYVDILAQIHEELESCPPDEKSCLYLLQFQVFRGLGEAKLSRRSLQSAWEKASTIHEKLIFGAWLKYEKKGEEAISDLLSSCCKCSQEFRLLDFVSQVSTGSHMMNYDDDDDESDEFRGSAVVHFRIRDDMIACDRRKLAALSTPLYAMLNGGFRESYLEVIDMSRNGISPIGMRAISKFSLSGRLPYLSADAILEMLDFANKFCCKGLKDACERKLASFISSRQDAIDFMECALELGCSILAALCLQVLLNELPECLNDEQVVRIFSSANKAQRLTMVGNASFSLYCLLSEVSVSTNPTSDVTVSFLEKLVESASDSRQKQLALHQLACTRFLRKDYPESECLFNAAFSAGHLYSLVGLARLASLRGNKHFALKLLDSVMSSRWPLGWMYQERALYLDGDNKLENLNKATELDPTLTYPYMFRAASLMKRQSVEAALMEINRILGFKLVLECLELRFCCYLALEDYRAALCDVQAILTLAPDYRMIGGRVAAKQLRMLVLENVEQWTPADCWMQLYDRWSSVDDIGSLSVIYQMLESETAKGVLYFRQSLLLLRLNCPEAAMRSLQLAREHAASDHERLVYEGWILYDTGHCEEGLQKAEASIAIQRSFEAFFLKAYALADSSLDPSTTATVVSLLEDALRCPSDRLRKGQALNNLGSVYVDCGKLDLAAECYINALKIGHTRAHQGLARVHFLRNNRVGAYDETTKLIEKARNNASAYEKRSEYCERELTKTDLQMVTKLDPLRVYPYRYRAAGKCRLPASCCMAYLVSYTFNTTKLGRDVILAPPDSKQVET